A genomic segment from Streptomyces sp. NBC_00459 encodes:
- a CDS encoding DUF309 domain-containing protein, giving the protein MSSASEDRAAVDGRDRDKEGRARNARPRDGLGRPLPYGEHGVARQPEGVVRRPEDSVTEAQTLLDAGKPFHAHEVFEDAWKSGPEEERGLWRGLAQLAVGLTHSARGNVTGGVRLLRRGAGAVEEWARSGARPQPYGMDLAGVVTWARELAAEVEREGVAVDAQARAPQLSSRTVGS; this is encoded by the coding sequence ATGAGCAGTGCGTCGGAGGATCGGGCAGCGGTGGACGGGCGGGACCGGGACAAGGAGGGGCGGGCGCGCAACGCGCGGCCGAGGGACGGGCTCGGGCGCCCGCTGCCGTACGGCGAGCACGGGGTGGCGCGACAGCCCGAAGGTGTCGTACGCCGTCCCGAGGACAGCGTCACCGAGGCACAGACCTTGCTGGACGCGGGGAAACCGTTCCACGCGCACGAGGTCTTCGAGGACGCCTGGAAGTCGGGGCCCGAGGAGGAGCGCGGCCTGTGGCGGGGGCTCGCGCAGTTGGCCGTGGGGCTCACGCACTCCGCGCGCGGGAACGTCACGGGCGGCGTCCGGTTGCTGCGGCGCGGGGCCGGCGCGGTCGAGGAGTGGGCACGGTCGGGTGCGCGACCACAGCCGTACGGGATGGACCTCGCCGGGGTCGTCACCTGGGCGCGCGAGCTGGCTGCCGAGGTGGAGCGGGAGGGCGTGGCCGTCGACGCGCAGGCCCGGGCACCACAGTTGTCGAGCCGTACCGTCGGCAGCTGA
- the cobF gene encoding precorrin-6A synthase (deacetylating) yields the protein MRKIHVIGIGSGDPDQLTLQAVRALRDTDVFFVLDKGEAKSDLVRLRRHLLDTHVPEGTYRLVEVRDPDRDRTAGGAAYSPAVEDWRRARAGIYERLIAGELGTDETGAFLVWGDPSLYDSTLGILEEILGRGTVEFEYDVVPGISSVSALVARHRTGLNRVARPVQITTGRRLTEGFPAGVDDVVVMLDAHQAFREYADEDIDIYWGAYIGTPDEILVSGPIAEAAPRIERLRAEARERKGWIMDTYLLRRNPGDRRPEQP from the coding sequence GTGCGGAAGATTCATGTCATCGGTATCGGCTCGGGCGACCCCGACCAGCTCACCCTGCAGGCGGTCAGGGCGCTGCGGGACACTGACGTGTTCTTCGTCCTGGACAAGGGCGAGGCCAAGTCCGACCTCGTACGGCTGCGCCGGCACCTGCTCGACACGCATGTGCCGGAAGGGACGTACCGCCTGGTCGAGGTGCGCGATCCGGACCGGGACCGGACGGCCGGGGGCGCCGCGTACTCCCCCGCGGTCGAGGACTGGCGACGTGCCCGGGCCGGGATCTACGAGCGGCTGATAGCCGGGGAACTGGGCACGGACGAGACCGGGGCGTTCCTGGTGTGGGGCGATCCCTCGTTGTACGACAGCACGCTCGGGATTCTCGAGGAGATCCTCGGGCGGGGCACGGTGGAGTTCGAGTACGACGTCGTGCCCGGCATCAGCAGTGTCTCCGCGCTCGTCGCCCGGCACCGAACAGGGCTCAACCGGGTCGCGCGCCCAGTACAGATCACCACGGGGCGGCGGCTCACAGAGGGGTTTCCGGCGGGGGTCGACGACGTGGTGGTGATGCTGGACGCCCATCAGGCCTTCCGGGAGTACGCCGACGAGGACATCGACATCTACTGGGGCGCCTATATAGGCACCCCGGACGAGATCCTCGTCTCCGGGCCGATCGCCGAGGCCGCACCCCGTATCGAACGGCTGCGTGCGGAGGCCCGCGAGCGCAAGGGCTGGATCATGGACACGTATCTGCTGCGACGGAACCCCGGGGACCGCAGACCCGAACAACCGTAG